Sequence from the Clupea harengus chromosome 20, Ch_v2.0.2, whole genome shotgun sequence genome:
GAGGACTACAGCCAATCGAAAAGGGTTTTCAACAAAGTATGATCTCTAAAATAAATAGTTTAGTAATCTAGTAAATAGTCCAGTAGTTTAGCAGCTGTGCTGAGAAACACCTGAAGCTATGAATACatccaaaatgaaaatgaatgtacGTACAAGTGGCCATAAATGACTATAGAATTGTACATTTTAATTTGTACATTTACAGTAACCAACCATGAGACCATTACAATGAGCCAAATGGGGTGACAAATGTAAAGGCCTGGAAAGCCATTTTAATATActttttttgtatcatttggCAAAGTCATACTCACTTTCTGGAACCGATCAGTGTAGCAGATCCTCCACACAAAGATTTTCAGGGAGAACGACAGTAGTAACCGTAGTAACCAGTCAAATCAGTGATGTCCAACCAGACTGGACAAGAATttgcctgtcagtcagtcctgtGTTGCCCGTCTGGCAgcaaacatgcatgcactggggggagggggccttTCATGGTAAAACTGACAGGAAGGGGGTGTAGCCGTTTGGGCTTCGAGTTAAACATCTAGTAATGTTAAGGATCAACTTACAATTGTGAAACAGTGAAAAGTGGGAAACACTCTCATATCAGATTTTCATAACAACTGGTTCAAGTCTTGAAACATTGTATTCAGCAACAAACCCGCATACCGCAGCTCTAATACAGTCGTGGACCACCCTCTAGCCTTGAGTGCTAATTTCTCATTCCCCTTTCTTTCAGTAATTTATAGGTTTTATGGAAAGGGTGGGCTAAAAGATTTCTTTCGACTTACGCAAATGTCACACTTATATACTGCTGCTAAGCTTTAAGAAAGGCTATAAAACTAACcccaaaataaatattttaaccCATAGTTTAGCATAATAGTTactttttattgtgttttttttttccacatacCTACAAAAATATTAAAATTGACATGGCTTCAGGGTTAGCAGAGTGTCCAACGGCAGGCTGAAATGCAAAGGTTACCGGAAGCTTGGACAGCAACATTATCAAACTCAAAccacaacattttaaaatgtttaatttataTAGTTGGAAAATTACATCTTTACATGACCGGCCCTTTCAGATGGTAGAAGGGCAAAATAGGCATCTATGAATTACCACAGGCACACTATGGGCAGACTTGTACTATACTATATAGAAAGGGTCACATGTAAAAGCTGTGGCCCTTGGTTTTGATCTCAGTCAGTTAAGAAGTGCAAGTAGCCCATCACTTTTCCAACCCATCCAACTGCTTTTGGTCGTTTCGTACATTATATGGTCAAGtttgcctttaaaaaaaaaaaaattatagtaTTGTGATTTTCAGGCGTGTTCTTAAATATCTAGGTATGGTATTTACAGGGCAGTTCTCGTTGCACTCCTTCAACAAAAACCAAATCAGTCAGGAGGGGAATTGGGATAAGGGGCAGTGGGGCTTAAATTATTTCCCGAGGTTAATTTTAGTGATCCCTTGTGCACAATGGTCATTcgacaaaataaaatacaaaacaagaaaaaaaaaaaaagaagcttttttttttttcaagagcaAGGGAGATAAGCTAGATGTCAATCGTCCGAGAGGTCTTGCACAAATAGGACTTCTGACCGGCTAAGGCCAGCCTCCTTGAGCGTGGGGGGATTGGGCTGCTCCTCCGTGGGTAGGCAGGGAAGAACACGACGGGGGAAGTTTGTAACTATTTGGAATTTCTCAGGGCTTTCTTTCAAAGAAAACAGGAAGTCGTGTATCACCTAAAGAAAAAGGgcggaaaaaagaaaagataaacaTAATTCATCTGACTATGCTTAAAGTATGACACCACCAAATGTGGAATTTTGAGTGGTTTCCGTAAAAGTGTCTTTACCGTTATTGACTGGCTGAAGAGGAACCTCCTCTCTACCCGCGAATCATTGGGGAGTTTGAACACTATTTTAACACCGTCAGGGTCGTCCACTCCAGGCTCCGGAGGAAGACATTCAGACTTgcgctccttctcctcctggaggttctacagagggcacacgcacacaataatTATGCCATTCTGACAATCAAAGTATCTCAAAGTTTCTAAACATTCTATGAATCTTATCCTATTGCTTTTGAAATGTATTCCATTTACTTCCAATTTTCAGTCCCTGAAAAATTTATGGAAATGTATAAAAGAAAATCTGAAATAATGCACAGAAATACTAAGCAATGTACTCCTTTGAGTAATTCTTCAGAACCGCACTATTGTTGAAGGCCTGTAAGCCTTTTGGTTCTTTTAACGAGTAAACAGACAACTAAATACCAGGCCATCAGCTGTGCCCTCATGGAGTGATTATCTAGTGTGCCTCCCTTACccgtttcctcctctcctctgccagcACGCATTGGCgagccttctcctcctcctgctgcttctgctcctgctcctccctcttTTTGCGGTCCTTCTCCTGGTCGGCACGCAGCGAGGCCAGGTAGGCCTCATCCTGCTGTTGCCTCAACACCTGCGTCtggttcctctcctccctggaaaaagaaaaaacacacagacacgcgtaAATACAAACCACGTTCTTAGACATAACACATGCAAGGCAACATGCACAGACATCGTCCATCAGAAACATCTGTCCTTATTTAAAACCACATGAGTGGTCAGTGGAAGACGAGGGGCGGTGTGATAATGTTGCACTGAGATTACAGCAGGGAGTTCTCACTGAggcatgacagacagacagacagacagacagacggatgccgtgtgtgtgtgtgtgtgtgtgcgtgctcaccTCTCCAGGCGCTCGGACATCAGGTAGGTCTGGTTGGCCTCCATGATGAAGTTGAGCTGGTTGATGAGGTCCTCTGGCTGGATGAGCCCTTCTAGCCTGCCCACCACGGTCATCTTCCTGTCCTTTAGCATGATCATGGCCAGAAAGGGGTAGGTGTTCTCTCGCAAGGCCTGGGACACTGATGATGGGACACAGGCGAAGAGAGGGTCACTTCATTATTCGATCCATCAACACTGATCCACACCACGCTTACCCACCTCTGAAGCTCATTTACTAAGAGCATGGTGCCAATAAAAGGTGAAGTAAGTagaatcaaaatgaaaatgctACCGTAATGATGAGAACTCTTGAGAAATGATAAACAACTGTTTTCCCAACTGTATTGTGCACTttacacagacacccccccttttatgtatttgctgtCGTGGCCGAGCCCTCTATACTGTCAACAAATAAGTAAAAGGCATCCCAAAACATCAGCGTGCACAGAAGACAACGGAATAATTATTAACTGTTATCCTTCAAACACCTGTCATTATTGTAGGCCTTTCTATTTTTTCCACAACAAAAGCACTGACTTGCAAATGAAAGAGACTTAAAAAGGTGTACAGAATCAGATAAAATATCATCTCAAAGCAATGCAGGCAAAGATAAAtacacagatacaaaaaaacaatgtaTCTGAAACTCTTGAAGTTTAGAGTTTCGATTAATACTGAAGTTCATTGGTCACCTCTGTAGCCCTCCGGCCTGTTGGTGGAACACGCCCAGAAAAGCATCCTTGTATTGAGGAATGTCAGGACCTCTTCTGTGCATAA
This genomic interval carries:
- the faf2 gene encoding FAS-associated factor 2 yields the protein MAAPEEQELSQAQTEKLLQFQDLTGLESMDQCRRTLEQHNWNIEAAVQDRLNEQEGVSSVFNPPPSRPLQVNTADHRVYSYIVSRPQPRGLLGWSYYLIMLPFRFTYYTLLDIFRFALRFVRPDPRGRVTDPVGDVVSFIHSFEEKYGRSHPVFYQGTYSQVLNDAKRELRYLLVYLHGEDHQDTDGFCRSTLCTEEVLTFLNTRMLFWACSTNRPEGYRVSQALRENTYPFLAMIMLKDRKMTVVGRLEGLIQPEDLINQLNFIMEANQTYLMSERLEREERNQTQVLRQQQDEAYLASLRADQEKDRKKREEQEQKQQEEEKARQCVLAEERRKRNLQEEKERKSECLPPEPGVDDPDGVKIVFKLPNDSRVERRFLFSQSITVIHDFLFSLKESPEKFQIVTNFPRRVLPCLPTEEQPNPPTLKEAGLSRSEVLFVQDLSDD